TAACTTTTGCTGGACATTTAGTATGCGGAGAATATAACATAACTAACACTGAAAACCTATGCAATTTAGATAAAGTAGTTAATAAACGTTTCTTATATTTTGGTCTACCACTAAGAATCCGTGGAGGTACAGGTTCCCCTATAAGAGCAGTTGCATTAATAGAAGAATAGTGAAAAGCGGCTAAGTTAGCCGCTTTGTTTTTTGATATCACAATGAGTGATTCTACTTGTTTAATAACTGTTTAATTTTAAGTGCTATTTCTAAGTTAAGTCGGTCGTTGGGATTTTCAAGGTCCATATTAGTTATATCTTTTATTCTTTGGATTCTGTATAGAACCGTATTATAATGAGTAAATAGGGAATCGGACATTTTCTTTAAGTTTCCATTGTTGTCAAAATAAGCGCTAAGAGTCTTAACAAGTTCAGTTGATTTTTTTTCATCATATTCAACTAAAGGTTTTAAAGTAGAGTCATAGAATTTGATTAATTCATTCTCTATGTTATCTTGACATAATATCTTAAATATACCTAGATTTTCAAAGCTGGTGATTATGTTGTCATTCAATATTCTTCCTGTTTTTATAGCTTTAATTGAATCTAAATAACTGTAATTAAAGTTCTCTAGTCCTTCATAGGCTCTTCCAATTCCTATTCGAAAATCTAAATCCTTAAATTTATTAATAATGTCTAAGAAATTTTTATTGATTTCTTCTAATAACGCCTCTAATTGTGTATCTTTTTTTAGACATAGAAGTATTTGAATTCTTTCAGTTTTACTTACAACTATTGCATTGAGCCCCATTTGTTTAATGATGTTTCTTTCAATCAGGTCATGGATTTTTGTAATATGCTGCTGTGTTTGTCCAGATGCCATATCTACCCTTTTAGAGGCTTCATCATTGTTTTTTATTTTCAAAGTTATGCTTACAAATTTATCCTTCTTACCAAAGTTAAAAAATGATGCTCTCTCTAGTGCCTTCTCTACTCTTCTTTCTTCCAGTGAAATCAGGTCATCGAAAAACTCTGATTTATATCTATTTTCAACCTCTTTAACTGAAAGCGCCTTTAATATTTCGAGGGCCATAGTTGTAGATGCAATTTCAAGTACAGATAAGTCATATCCTCCTAGGGGAGTATTTGTAGACCAAGCAACTATATGTCCATATATACTGTCCTTAGCAACTATAGGAAATACCATTCTTTTTATATATTTTCCTCCTATTAGCTCGTTGCTTTCTTCTAGTTTCTTTTCCTTATATCTCTCTGAAATTGGCGAAAAGCACTTGTCAGCATTCTCAAGTAGAAGCTCCTTCACTGAATCATCCACAGAGTCAAACTCAATAATTATTTCTTCTGGATATTCAAATCGAACATAGATAGGATTCTTTATACTATCGCTTATTAGTTTAACTATTTGGCTTGTATTGGCTCCCCTCAACATGGCATCCATAAATTGTTCATATATTTTTTCTATCTTCTTTAGTAGATAAGCTTGCCTATTGAATATATCATTAAATAAGGGAGTCATTATATCAGAAAGTGGCGTAGCATAATATAGGTCTATTATAGGAAAGTTTAAATCATCTGCTAAACTTATTACTTCCTCTGAAAGAGACTCTAAATATGGATATATTTTAATGCCTATACCTGCTAATTTCTTCTTAGCACACTCTTTAATAAGCTTTTTCTGTTCTTCTATATTATCTTTTTTAAAAGAATAGGCTGTGGTTAATAAAAGCTCGCCTTCATCTACCCAGCTTAAAATATCAGGGTCTGCCATAACATTTACTTTAGATATTGTATTTCTAATTCCTTTAAACCCTGCTATAAGCTTGCAGTTTTTCATATATTCCATATTTAAAGCATCTTCTATAGTAATACCATTTTGTCTACCCATTTGCATTCCCCCCCTTAAATTTTTTATATAGCAATCCCTCTACACAAATTTATTTGCCGACTGCTTTCCATAAATTTGGTGTTCACCCAGTTTAACCTACCAGCAACTCATTCAAGAAATTGCTGTTAGGTCATAAAAAGTAAGGAGGTTTGTATTACCTCCTTACAATCGTAGCCCACTATTATAGTTTTGAATAAACTACTTTTAATGTTTCTTCTTTAAGGTCTTTACCTTCTTTTAGTAATGCATCACATTGCTTTCTGATTTCCGCTACATAATTCTGGTCGCTTATTCCACCTAAGTTAATTAAAACGTTAAATAGTGCTCCCTCTAAGCCTGCACACGCTAATAATGCTCCAACTCCCACATCAGTGATTGCATTTGGATTCCCATAGTCTGCAAATACTTTTTGTAGTTTTAATACTTCTAATGACTCTCTAGCTGCATCAAGAGGAACTTCCATAGCCTTTTTTAAAGCTTCTTCCATTGCAGCTTTTCTTGCAGCTTTTTCTTCGTCTGTTTCTTTTGGTAACTTCAATGCTGCCATATAGTCATTAAATGCTGTTGTATCTTCATCAATCAATTCGTTTAGTCTCTCAACATGTTTAACAACTTTTTCAAAGTTTGTATCTAATTGAGCTCTTTGGTTTTCTTCTAATGCATTATAAGCTTTCTTTCCAAAAGTCAAGTTTCCTACCATTGAAGTTAAAGCTGCACCTAAACTACTTGCTAGCGCTGATACACTTCCACCACCTGGAGCAGGCTCATTGCTTGCTACAGCTGCAACAAAATCCTTAACTGTTTTTTCTACTAACATATTATTCCTCCTTATGTAGTAATACTCTTACATTATTATTTATTAATTTACTACAATATATTCATTATAATAACATAAATATTGGATAATGTCTATGTGTATTTTTTACAATTAACTTCAATGAAAAATTACTTTAACTACAATCTATAACTCTTGTAAGCCTCTAATTATCTTATGTTTATTATATAATAGATTTGATTTTTTCTTTAATTGATTAATGTTCATGTTGTTTATCCATAGCCTTTTATAGATATTTGATTTTATTGTGTATTTCTTACAAATTTTTTAAATGCTACTTTTATGACGTTTTCAAACTTCCTGTAAATTTACACATTTCCAAGGGTAGTCCACATTTATATAATTTTGAATTTTGTAATTTCCCAATTTTTAGGTCTTGCTTAAATCTAATTTATACTTTAAAATCACAACTATAATAAAAATTGTTGTTAACTTTGCTAGCATAAAGCAATCGTTTTCATCCTAAACTTTAATGAGAGGAGCAATTATAATGAGTACAACAATGACAAACAAAAAAATAATTAGCGGTACTAAAGAAAAAATTGATTCCGCTGCTGGTAGCTCTAACTTACTTTACAAAATTGAGGATAGACCACCTCTTTCTGTAGCTATTCTTCTTGCATTTCAAAATATTATAGCTGCCTTTGGTGGTATCGTAGCCGTTCCTTTAGTTGTTGCAGGAGCACTAGGGCTTTCTGTTCAGGACACCGCTTTCATGGTAAGTGCAGCAATATTTGTAGCAGGTATTGCAACATTTATTCAAACAAAAGGTATTTGGAAAATTGGTGCTAGGGTTCCTTGTATAATGGGAACAGACTTTACTTTCGTTGCGCCTTCTATCGCAGTTGGTTCTACTGCAGGACTAGCTGGAATGTTTGGTGCTACAATACTAGGTTCCTTTGTAGAAATGATTTTAAGCCGTTTCTTAAAGCCACTTATGAGATTTTTCCCGCCTGTAGTTACAGGAACAGTTGTTACACTAATAGGTTTAACATTACTTCCTGTTTCAATGGATTGGGCAGCAGGTGGAGTTGGATCAGCTGACTACGGTAGTCTTACAAACATAGTTATATCAATGGTAGTTATGATTATAATAATTTTATTGAATAGATATGCAAAAGGTATATTAAGCAGTGCTTCTATATTAGTAGGAATAGTGATAGGTTATATAATCTGTTATCCTTTAGGTATGCTGGATTTCACTGCTGTAAAAGAAGCAAGTTGGATAGCTTTCCCAAGTATATTTAAGTATGGAATAGATTTTAATCCTGTTCATGTAATTCCATTTATAGCTGCATATTTAGTTACATCTATAGAAACAGTAGGTTGTCTAATGGCTATAGGAGAAGCTTGTGAAACAGAATTATCAGGAGAACAATTAAGTGCAGGTTTATTAGCTGATGGTATAGGAAGTTTTATAGCAGGTTTCTTTGGAGCTGGTGCTAATACTTCATTCAGCCAAAATGTAGGACTTATTCCTCTTACAAGAGTTGCAAGTAGATATGTGGTAATAGTAGCAGGGGTTATTCTAGGGTTACTAGGTTTATTCCCTAAATTTAGTACACTAATTGCAATCATGCCTAATCCAGTTTTAGGAGGAGCAGGTATTGTAATGTTTGGTGTTGTTGCAGCATCTGGTATTAAGACTCTAAGTAAAGTTAAAGGAAATAACCGTAATCTGTTAATAATAGCAGTTTCTATTGGACTAGGATTAGGTACAACAATGAGACCTGATTTCTTAGCAAATCTACCAGGTGTTCTACAAAGTATTTTCTCATCAGGAATTAGTACTGGTACAGTAGTTGCACTTTTATTAAACATAATATTAAAAGAAGAAAAAGATACTGAAGAAGTTAGTGCATAGTTTTAAGTAAGATATGCAATTATAAAATAATTATAAGATTTGATTAACTCAGTTCAAATAAAATTTAAAATTTGTTTGAACTGGGTTTTTTGTTTCTCCAAATCACATTGTTAAGAATTTGTTAAAATTGATAACAAAAATGAAAATATTTTACCAGCATGCAAAAAAGTAATATTACTACTTTTATGGTTCTTCAACTCAGTTAAATCCTATACTACCAGTTAAATCTTATACTACTTTTTGTTTTTCTATTAACTCTCTTTTATATTTTATAATGTGCATACTTGTAAGCAGTTGAGTAGTGTGCTATATTGTTAACGTAAAAAAAGTTATAGTTTATGCACTAATAAAGGAGGTATTTTCATGTCAAAATCATTTTTAGCACCAAACGAAATTGCTGAATCTACCATCAACGTAGGAATTAAAAAAGCAAATAATTCTACAATTAACATGCTTATTCTAGGAATACTTGCTGGGCTCTATGTTGCCTTTGGAGGTCATGCTGATATAACTATCATGCAGACATTTTCTAAAATCGACCTAGGTCTTGCTAAATTTCTTGGTGCTGCAGTCTTTCCTGTAGGGTTATTGCTAGTACTTGTTGCTGGAGCTGAGCTTTTTACAGGTAACTGTCTCATGACAATGGCTTTATCTGATAAGAAAATTACATTAAAACAAATGTTAAAAAATTGGAGTCTTGTTTATTTCGGAAACTTCATTGGCTCTATTATATTTGCAGCAGCTTTAGTTTATGTAGGCGCGTATAAAGCTGGTACTCCAATGACAGAAACTGCCTTTTCCATTGCCACTGGTAAAATGACTGCTTCAGTTGGTCAAATAATTGTAAAGGGTATATTCTGTAATATTTTAGTTTGTCTTGCAGTGTGGATGTCATTTGGAGCACAAGATATTTCTTCAAAAGCAGTAGCTATATGGTTCCCAGTAATGACATTTGTAATGGTTGGGTTCGAGCATAGTGTTGCAAATATGTTTTTCTTACCACTTGCTAAATTTGCTGGTTATGATATAACTTGGGGACAAATGCTGTTTCATAGTATAATACCTGCTACAATAGGCAATATTATAGGTGGTGCAGTGATTGTTGCTTTATTATATTATGTAGTATATATAGTACCTCAACGCAAGGCTGATGCAAAAGTTAAATCGAGAGCTTAGAGTTTTTAATAAGGCTCTATAATAAATGTTGGGATGCATGAAAAATGATATGATACTCCCAAGTAGGTAGTCTAATTAATTGAAATTAGACTACCTACTTGGGAGTATTTTTTATGGAAAGTAAATCAAAGTTTAGTTAAGAATTAAAGGTTAAAGCTTGTCTAGATTATGAAAGAGGTAATATTAATATATTAAAAAAGTATTAATAGGGCATATTTTTAAAAATACGCCCTATTAGTAAATTTAACTGTACCTATAAACCTTTAGACATATAAAAGGATTACAAGACTTTTGATATATGAAATTTACTTTTTTGTTTTTTAGATATTTCTATCCTCCTCCTACCGGAGGAAATATTGCAATAACATCACCATCATTTAATCTTCTATCTACAGGACCATCAATACCATTAAGCAAAAGAATACTTACTTCTTCTACATTTATGTTTAGTCGATTTAATACTTCAGAGATTTCTGTACCTTCTGCTAGTGTTAAGACCTGTTTTTTCTCTCTTCCTTCTCTAAAAGTTGCAAATAATCTTACTTCCACATTAATCATATGCTCACCTGCCATTCCTGTGGCCAAATATAAACCCTTTTAATGCTGGCTAAGCTTCTACAAGGCCTAAGTATTTTATATAATCCTCTAATCCAAGCCTCTTAAGTGTTTCTTCTGTTGGTATACCATTTTCATCCCAACCTCTAGCTGCATAATATTGAGGTAATAACTCACCTAAATGATGAACATGCCCCTTAGATGGTCCTTCTGGGATTGGATCCTCTGTCAATCTCTTTGGAAGCTTGTCTTCTGAGCTAGATATACCAGCCCTTAGATTAAATAACTTCTCTAGGTTCCATATTCTTTCTCCTGCTTCAAGTAAGGTCTCTCCATTATATATGTCTCCACAAACTGCATTATACATTTCTACATAATCATTAAGCCCTAACCCAAAGGTAGTAAATAGACATAAACCTATAGAGTCAATAACAGCTGTTAAGTCATGGAATACTTTAGTATATGCAGGTTTCCCTTCTTTAGCTAATCTGTCAAGCTTCTCTGGATACCCAAGGATTTCTGGATTAATCATATATCCTTTAATATGACATCCTCCTCTATTATTTACTGCATAATTTATACCATGTCCCTGAATTCCTCTAGGGTCATATGCAGGAAGCTCTTGTTTTTTTACTGTCATAGATAACTCTGGCACTCCATAAGATTTAGCTAATCTATAGGAACCTTGTGCTAGCTTTTCTCCAAATCCTTCTTTTAATCCCATTTTCTTGACCCATCCTGTAATCGCCTTTGGATCTCCCCATTTTAAGCTTAGTCCATCAGCCTCTATTTCCTCATCCTTAATATATCCTCTTTGATATAGTTCCATAGCTGCAGCTATAGTCGCTCCAGTAGATATAGTATCTAATCCATATTCATTGCAAAGCATATTAGCTTCATTTATGGCATTATAGTCAAATACTCCACAGTCTGCGCCAAAAGACCAAATAGTTTCATACTCTGGTCCACCTACTACAGTGCCATCAGCTAGTTTTACAACTCTACCGCAAGCTATAGGGCATCTAAAGCAAGCGTTTTTCTTTACTAGATATTTTTCTGTCATTGTCTCCCCACTTATTAAATCTGCATCAGCAGTATAAGACTCCTGGAAGTTCTTTACTGGTAGTACACCATTCTCGTTTATAATATTTACTAGTACAGCTGTACCATAAGTTGGCAATCCTTGACCTGCTACAGGGTCTTCTCTTAATATCTTAATCTTTTGAGATGATACATTCTTCACTCTTTCTTCATCATACAAGTTAATCTTATTAGTTCCCTTTACTACTACAGCCTTAAGATTTTTAGAGCCCATAACTGCTCCTACTCCTCCACGACCTGCTGCTCTATCCACATCATTCATTACAGAAGCAATAAGTGAAAGTTTTTCTCCAGCAGGACCTATACAAAGTACTTTTGAGTCCTTTACCTCATCTTGTAAAATCTTAGTGACTTCCTCTGTAGTCTTTCCCCATACGTGAGCTGCGTCTCGAATTTCAACCTTATCATCTTCAATACATAAATAAACTGGTTTATCTGCTTTACCTTCAAAAATTATCATGTCATGGCCAGTTGCCTTAAAGTCCGCTCCCCATTTTCCTCCAGAGTTAGCTATTGCTATTCCACCTGTTAATGGAGATTTAGTAATTACCATGTATCTTCCACTTGTAGGAACTGGTGCTCCTGTTAAAGCCCCTGCAGCTATTATAAATTTATTATCTGGGCTAAAAGGATCTATCTTTGGGTCTATTTCATCTATTAGAGTCTTTACTCCTAGACCTCTAGAACCTAAATACTTTTGTGCTACTTTTAAGTCTAACTCTTCTGTCTGAACTTTTCTTTCGCTTAAATTTACTCTTAGAACTTTTCCCATGTAGCCGTACATATGCATCCTCCTTTTATTTTTTATTTAACTGTTTTCAGTGCTAAAGCATATTAGCACCTAAAAGTTTCTATCTATATAGGATTTATTGCATAAATCATGCCAATAAAAAAAGACTTTGTGATTATGTAATTTACCACAAAGTCTTTTTTTTCGTATCATTTTGAAACAATTTGAGGAGCTTTAGATTGTTCCTAATCGGTACAGCGTTCCAAATCAGCACAGTTAATTCTATATTTTTTTATCTTTCTATATAGTGTATTTCTACCTATACCAAGCATTTTAGCAGCTAAAGTAATATTACCAGAGCACATACTTAAAACTCTTGTTATATGTTTCATTTCAACACATTCAAGTGTTATTTCTTCTTGACTAACATAATCATATTTGTCATCATTACCACTACTTTTCATGGA
The Proteiniborus sp. DW1 DNA segment above includes these coding regions:
- a CDS encoding PucR family transcriptional regulator: MGRQNGITIEDALNMEYMKNCKLIAGFKGIRNTISKVNVMADPDILSWVDEGELLLTTAYSFKKDNIEEQKKLIKECAKKKLAGIGIKIYPYLESLSEEVISLADDLNFPIIDLYYATPLSDIMTPLFNDIFNRQAYLLKKIEKIYEQFMDAMLRGANTSQIVKLISDSIKNPIYVRFEYPEEIIIEFDSVDDSVKELLLENADKCFSPISERYKEKKLEESNELIGGKYIKRMVFPIVAKDSIYGHIVAWSTNTPLGGYDLSVLEIASTTMALEILKALSVKEVENRYKSEFFDDLISLEERRVEKALERASFFNFGKKDKFVSITLKIKNNDEASKRVDMASGQTQQHITKIHDLIERNIIKQMGLNAIVVSKTERIQILLCLKKDTQLEALLEEINKNFLDIINKFKDLDFRIGIGRAYEGLENFNYSYLDSIKAIKTGRILNDNIITSFENLGIFKILCQDNIENELIKFYDSTLKPLVEYDEKKSTELVKTLSAYFDNNGNLKKMSDSLFTHYNTVLYRIQRIKDITNMDLENPNDRLNLEIALKIKQLLNK
- a CDS encoding cyclodeaminase/cyclohydrolase family protein — protein: MLVEKTVKDFVAAVASNEPAPGGGSVSALASSLGAALTSMVGNLTFGKKAYNALEENQRAQLDTNFEKVVKHVERLNELIDEDTTAFNDYMAALKLPKETDEEKAARKAAMEEALKKAMEVPLDAARESLEVLKLQKVFADYGNPNAITDVGVGALLACAGLEGALFNVLINLGGISDQNYVAEIRKQCDALLKEGKDLKEETLKVVYSKL
- a CDS encoding nucleobase:cation symporter-2 family protein; the protein is MSTTMTNKKIISGTKEKIDSAAGSSNLLYKIEDRPPLSVAILLAFQNIIAAFGGIVAVPLVVAGALGLSVQDTAFMVSAAIFVAGIATFIQTKGIWKIGARVPCIMGTDFTFVAPSIAVGSTAGLAGMFGATILGSFVEMILSRFLKPLMRFFPPVVTGTVVTLIGLTLLPVSMDWAAGGVGSADYGSLTNIVISMVVMIIIILLNRYAKGILSSASILVGIVIGYIICYPLGMLDFTAVKEASWIAFPSIFKYGIDFNPVHVIPFIAAYLVTSIETVGCLMAIGEACETELSGEQLSAGLLADGIGSFIAGFFGAGANTSFSQNVGLIPLTRVASRYVVIVAGVILGLLGLFPKFSTLIAIMPNPVLGGAGIVMFGVVAASGIKTLSKVKGNNRNLLIIAVSIGLGLGTTMRPDFLANLPGVLQSIFSSGISTGTVVALLLNIILKEEKDTEEVSA
- a CDS encoding formate/nitrite transporter family protein translates to MSKSFLAPNEIAESTINVGIKKANNSTINMLILGILAGLYVAFGGHADITIMQTFSKIDLGLAKFLGAAVFPVGLLLVLVAGAELFTGNCLMTMALSDKKITLKQMLKNWSLVYFGNFIGSIIFAAALVYVGAYKAGTPMTETAFSIATGKMTASVGQIIVKGIFCNILVCLAVWMSFGAQDISSKAVAIWFPVMTFVMVGFEHSVANMFFLPLAKFAGYDITWGQMLFHSIIPATIGNIIGGAVIVALLYYVVYIVPQRKADAKVKSRA
- a CDS encoding MoaD/ThiS family protein, with the protein product MNVEVRLFATFREGREKKQVLTLAEGTEISEVLNRLNINVEEVSILLLNGIDGPVDRRLNDGDVIAIFPPVGGG
- a CDS encoding aldehyde ferredoxin oxidoreductase family protein yields the protein MYGYMGKVLRVNLSERKVQTEELDLKVAQKYLGSRGLGVKTLIDEIDPKIDPFSPDNKFIIAAGALTGAPVPTSGRYMVITKSPLTGGIAIANSGGKWGADFKATGHDMIIFEGKADKPVYLCIEDDKVEIRDAAHVWGKTTEEVTKILQDEVKDSKVLCIGPAGEKLSLIASVMNDVDRAAGRGGVGAVMGSKNLKAVVVKGTNKINLYDEERVKNVSSQKIKILREDPVAGQGLPTYGTAVLVNIINENGVLPVKNFQESYTADADLISGETMTEKYLVKKNACFRCPIACGRVVKLADGTVVGGPEYETIWSFGADCGVFDYNAINEANMLCNEYGLDTISTGATIAAAMELYQRGYIKDEEIEADGLSLKWGDPKAITGWVKKMGLKEGFGEKLAQGSYRLAKSYGVPELSMTVKKQELPAYDPRGIQGHGINYAVNNRGGCHIKGYMINPEILGYPEKLDRLAKEGKPAYTKVFHDLTAVIDSIGLCLFTTFGLGLNDYVEMYNAVCGDIYNGETLLEAGERIWNLEKLFNLRAGISSSEDKLPKRLTEDPIPEGPSKGHVHHLGELLPQYYAARGWDENGIPTEETLKRLGLEDYIKYLGLVEA